In a single window of the Candidatus Zixiibacteriota bacterium genome:
- a CDS encoding TerC family protein, translated as MIAIIDLLANKYFLWTAFNLLVLVMLALDLGIFHRKDHRISIKEGIIWSVIWIIVALIFNVWIYFWKGSEVAVQFLTGYIIERSLSIDNIFVFIVIFAYFKVPEKYQYKVLFWGILGALILRGLFIAVGTLLIAKFHWIIYIFGAFLVITGIKMGVGEDKEIEPEKNPLLRFVRKFLPITENYEEGHFFVRRAHRTYGTPLFVVLLVVETTDLVFAVDSIPAIFAITLDPFIVYTSNVFAILGLRALYFAVAGMMQLFYYLKYALAAILAFVGVKMLISSFVKIPSGIALGIIGGLLAIAIIVSLLFPKEKKDVLPAIPTEPEKEKAEPRKKKKAAKSEK; from the coding sequence ATGATTGCAATAATTGACCTTCTGGCGAACAAATATTTCCTCTGGACCGCCTTTAATCTTCTGGTGCTGGTGATGCTGGCGCTTGACTTGGGAATATTCCACCGCAAAGACCATAGGATTTCGATTAAGGAAGGAATAATCTGGAGCGTTATCTGGATTATTGTCGCCCTGATATTTAATGTCTGGATATATTTCTGGAAAGGCTCCGAGGTGGCGGTGCAGTTTCTGACCGGATATATCATCGAGCGCTCCCTCAGCATCGACAATATCTTTGTCTTCATAGTCATTTTCGCCTATTTCAAAGTGCCGGAAAAATATCAGTACAAAGTTCTCTTCTGGGGAATTCTGGGCGCCCTGATATTGCGCGGTCTTTTCATTGCGGTGGGGACACTTCTGATAGCCAAATTCCACTGGATAATCTATATCTTCGGCGCTTTCCTGGTGATAACCGGAATCAAGATGGGGGTTGGCGAGGATAAAGAAATCGAGCCGGAGAAAAATCCGCTCTTGCGTTTTGTCCGAAAATTTCTGCCGATAACGGAGAATTATGAAGAGGGGCATTTCTTCGTGCGGCGGGCGCACCGGACCTATGGCACGCCGCTTTTTGTGGTGCTTCTGGTGGTTGAAACCACCGACCTGGTCTTCGCCGTCGATTCGATTCCGGCGATATTCGCCATCACCCTTGACCCGTTCATTGTCTATACCTCAAATGTTTTCGCCATATTGGGACTGCGCGCTCTCTATTTTGCCGTCGCCGGCATGATGCAGCTCTTTTATTATCTCAAATACGCCCTTGCCGCGATACTCGCCTTTGTCGGCGTAAAGATGCTTATCTCCTCCTTTGTCAAGATTCCCTCCGGCATTGCTCTCGGAATTATCGGGGGGCTTTTGGCGATTGCGATAATCGTTTCGCTGCTTTTCCCTAAGGAGAAGAAGGATGTCCTTCCGGCTATCCCGACCGAGCCGGAGAAGGAGAAAGCGGAGCCGCGCAAAAAGAAAAAGGCGGCGAAATCAGAGAAATAG
- a CDS encoding ABC transporter ATP-binding protein, which yields MIDMKLVRKKYTTGKVEFEALKGIDLTVGKNEFISIMGPSGSGKSTLMNIMGCLDIPSSGDYLLEGINVRALTANQLAEVRNQKVGFVFQSFNLLPYATAFENVEIPLLFAGAKARQRRDRVMSLLAQVGLAEKVGNKPTEMSGGEMQRVAIARALANKPNLILADEPTGNLDSKSGGEIINIFRQLWQEGHTIIIITHDQNVAKQTLRTIRLKDGTIDNNGNGSAPR from the coding sequence ATGATAGATATGAAATTAGTCCGCAAGAAATATACTACCGGAAAAGTCGAATTCGAAGCTCTCAAAGGGATCGACCTTACCGTGGGGAAGAACGAATTTATCTCTATTATGGGTCCCTCCGGTTCGGGCAAATCGACCCTTATGAATATCATGGGATGCCTCGATATTCCTTCCTCCGGCGACTATCTTCTGGAAGGTATCAACGTTCGCGCACTTACCGCCAATCAACTGGCGGAGGTGCGCAATCAGAAAGTCGGTTTTGTCTTTCAGTCATTCAACCTTCTTCCTTACGCCACCGCCTTCGAAAATGTGGAAATCCCTCTTCTCTTTGCCGGGGCTAAAGCCCGTCAGCGGCGCGACCGGGTGATGAGCCTTCTGGCGCAGGTCGGCCTGGCGGAAAAGGTAGGCAATAAGCCGACCGAGATGTCCGGCGGCGAGATGCAGCGGGTCGCTATCGCCCGGGCGCTGGCTAATAAACCCAACCTGATTCTGGCGGATGAACCGACTGGAAATCTCGACAGCAAATCGGGCGGCGAAATCATTAATATCTTCCGCCAACTCTGGCAGGAAGGGCATACTATTATCATTATCACCCACGACCAGAATGTGGCGAAGCAGACCTTGCGGACAATCCGGCTGAAAGACGGCACTATCGATAATAACGGCAACGGCTCCGCCCCGCGCTGA
- a CDS encoding ABC transporter permease produces MKPSIVINVFLRDFRKQKKRMTLTILAIAWGTISIMLLLAFGEGLKTQMFRNQRGLGEDIVILWGGQTTIPFQGLGRGRRIRFTEEDVDYLKMKMPELKNVGGEYTRWGVTIRYQDKVFSEHLTGVYPCFEEIRTHYPQAGGRFINDLDMQEKRRVVFLGDKLKEKLFGPEEAVGRQVLINSVPFTVIGVMIKKLQMSMYSGPDEMKAVIPATTFAALFGHRYLNLLIYQPKDPNATKALEKRVFEVMGARHKFDPKDKQALYVWDVAENAKEMKNIMFGLQLFLGLIGGMSLLIAGVGVANIMYVSIKERTREIGIKMAIGAKRRYILSQFLIEALTITFAGGSLGMSLSYILTEGFKRIPIESDVLNFMGRPTVSLDIGVVVILVLGLLGFLSGIFPAMRAASVNPVDSLRYE; encoded by the coding sequence ATGAAACCGAGCATAGTCATAAATGTTTTTCTCCGGGATTTCCGCAAGCAGAAGAAGCGGATGACCCTCACCATTCTCGCTATCGCCTGGGGGACTATTTCCATCATGCTCCTGCTTGCTTTCGGGGAAGGATTGAAAACCCAAATGTTCCGCAACCAGCGCGGTTTGGGTGAGGATATCGTAATTCTCTGGGGAGGCCAGACCACTATTCCCTTTCAGGGTCTGGGTCGCGGGCGGCGCATTCGCTTCACGGAAGAGGATGTTGACTACCTCAAGATGAAAATGCCGGAACTGAAAAATGTCGGCGGCGAATATACCCGCTGGGGAGTTACGATCCGCTACCAGGACAAAGTCTTCTCCGAGCACCTTACCGGCGTTTATCCCTGCTTCGAAGAAATTCGCACCCATTATCCGCAAGCGGGCGGGCGATTTATAAACGACCTTGATATGCAGGAAAAGCGGCGGGTCGTCTTTCTGGGGGATAAACTCAAAGAGAAACTGTTCGGTCCCGAAGAGGCGGTCGGCAGACAGGTTCTAATTAATTCGGTGCCGTTTACTGTCATTGGCGTTATGATTAAAAAACTTCAGATGAGCATGTATAGCGGTCCCGATGAGATGAAGGCGGTCATTCCGGCGACAACGTTCGCCGCCCTGTTTGGACATCGCTATCTCAATCTGTTGATTTATCAGCCCAAAGACCCCAATGCGACAAAAGCGCTCGAGAAACGAGTTTTTGAGGTGATGGGGGCGCGGCACAAATTTGACCCCAAGGATAAGCAGGCTCTTTATGTCTGGGATGTCGCCGAGAATGCCAAAGAAATGAAAAATATCATGTTTGGCTTGCAACTATTTCTGGGACTTATCGGCGGCATGTCGCTTCTGATTGCCGGGGTCGGCGTCGCCAATATCATGTATGTCTCGATAAAAGAGCGGACGCGCGAAATCGGCATTAAGATGGCTATCGGCGCCAAACGACGATATATCCTGAGCCAGTTTCTGATTGAAGCCCTCACTATTACCTTTGCCGGCGGTTCGCTTGGGATGTCCCTAAGTTACATTCTTACCGAGGGTTTCAAACGGATTCCGATAGAGAGCGACGTCTTGAATTTTATGGGACGGCCCACAGTTTCGCTGGATATCGGTGTCGTGGTCATCCTGGTGCTGGGTCTGCTGGGCTTCCTCTCGGGAATTTTTCCGGCGATGCGCGCTGCCTCGGTTAACCCTGTTGACTCCTTGAGATATGAATAA
- a CDS encoding ABC transporter permease: MLPFQTVKQFLRDMRHQKLRTFMTMGGILWGTLAIVLLFAFGKGIHKQQIKSQKGLGENIAIVWPGMTAKPWQGLPKGREIRFTEEDVALLKSKVAGIARISPEYSRWNVFLKYGKNEMVQNIVGVWPEFGEMRNLIPEIGGRFINSLDIVQKRRVVFLGDELKSQLIGERPAIGEFILINNVPFQVVGVLKTKKQDSSYNGRDSRKAFIPSSTFTGMYSILYPNNFVVQHAEGGSMESVKDQLYKILGKKYRFDPNDEEALGIWDVTEGMKFLTTFFFAFRVFLVGIGIATLITGGIGVSNIMNVVLEERTKEIGIKMALGAKKSLIMGQFIFETLLLTLSGGLIGYLIGVGIVSVMPVFKVEEFIGAPEIDILGTSMATVVLGLIGLAAGYFPARRASNLQPVQALKLF; encoded by the coding sequence ATGTTGCCCTTTCAGACCGTTAAGCAGTTTCTCCGCGATATGCGTCATCAGAAGTTGCGCACTTTTATGACCATGGGCGGCATTCTCTGGGGAACGTTGGCGATAGTTCTTCTCTTCGCCTTCGGAAAAGGGATACACAAACAGCAGATAAAATCGCAGAAAGGGTTAGGCGAAAATATCGCCATTGTCTGGCCCGGTATGACCGCTAAGCCATGGCAGGGACTTCCCAAAGGGCGCGAAATCCGTTTTACGGAAGAAGATGTCGCCCTGTTGAAATCTAAAGTCGCAGGGATTGCCCGTATCTCTCCCGAATATTCCCGCTGGAATGTTTTCCTTAAGTACGGCAAGAACGAAATGGTTCAGAATATTGTCGGCGTCTGGCCCGAATTCGGCGAAATGCGCAACCTGATTCCGGAAATCGGAGGGCGGTTTATAAATAGTCTTGATATTGTGCAGAAAAGACGGGTGGTTTTTCTTGGAGATGAGCTCAAATCACAACTGATAGGCGAGCGGCCCGCGATTGGCGAATTCATTCTCATCAACAATGTCCCCTTCCAGGTGGTGGGCGTTCTGAAAACCAAGAAGCAGGATAGTTCCTATAATGGGCGCGACTCCCGCAAAGCCTTTATTCCTTCCAGCACCTTCACCGGAATGTACTCCATACTTTATCCCAATAATTTTGTCGTTCAGCATGCTGAAGGCGGCTCGATGGAGAGCGTAAAAGACCAGCTTTATAAAATTCTCGGCAAGAAATATCGTTTCGACCCGAACGATGAAGAAGCGCTTGGGATATGGGATGTAACCGAAGGGATGAAATTCTTGACCACTTTCTTTTTTGCTTTCCGGGTCTTCCTGGTCGGTATCGGGATAGCCACACTGATTACCGGTGGAATCGGCGTTTCCAACATTATGAATGTGGTTCTGGAGGAGCGGACCAAAGAGATCGGCATAAAAATGGCTCTTGGCGCCAAGAAAAGCCTGATAATGGGGCAGTTCATTTTCGAAACCTTACTATTGACGCTTTCCGGCGGTTTAATCGGGTATCTAATTGGAGTCGGAATTGTCAGCGTCATGCCTGTTTTTAAGGTCGAAGAATTCATAGGTGCGCCTGAAATCGACATCCTCGGTACCAGTATGGCGACGGTGGTGCTGGGGCTAATTGGTCTGGCGGCGGGATATTTTCCGGCGCGGCGTGCCTCCAACCTGCAACCGGTGCAAGCCTTGAAGCTATTCTAA
- a CDS encoding efflux RND transporter periplasmic adaptor subunit, which translates to MFKKVLLIASAVIILGAVLFFALSGSAKKDDGFKMVKVEKGSIVDKALAVGKIEPVKEIAVKSKISGIVKKIYVDIGNQVKVGDPLMDIAPDPTPIEYAEAKRQVEIYQVAYDNAKRELDRSSSLRDKQLVSHQEWEAKQASFDEAALRLKLAKEKLSLIESGRTEIADLKVDNTIRSSVNGTVLSRLVEEGDPVVPLTSYQAGTELMTLAYMEDLIFKGTVDEIDVGKLAVGQPVEIKVGAIPNDTIQGVLDKISPKAHKEEGSTLFDIEIRLTEVGSSFLRAGYSANANIIISRKDSILLLPERLVKIEDTASLVEIRDSLGAIVSLPVKTGLSDGINIEIVEGLNEGDSVVERPPKEIE; encoded by the coding sequence ATGTTCAAGAAAGTCCTGCTCATAGCCTCAGCCGTCATTATACTCGGGGCTGTTCTCTTCTTTGCCCTCAGCGGCTCCGCCAAGAAAGACGACGGCTTCAAAATGGTTAAAGTTGAAAAAGGCTCTATTGTCGATAAAGCGCTGGCGGTCGGCAAAATCGAGCCGGTGAAAGAAATCGCCGTAAAATCGAAAATCTCCGGAATTGTCAAAAAGATTTATGTCGATATCGGCAACCAGGTAAAAGTCGGCGACCCGCTTATGGATATCGCTCCCGACCCTACCCCGATTGAATATGCCGAAGCCAAACGGCAGGTTGAAATCTATCAGGTGGCGTATGACAACGCCAAACGAGAGCTGGACCGCTCCAGTTCTCTCCGCGATAAACAATTGGTGTCGCACCAGGAATGGGAGGCAAAGCAGGCCAGCTTTGACGAAGCTGCCCTTCGTCTTAAACTGGCTAAAGAGAAACTCTCTCTCATAGAATCGGGCCGCACCGAAATCGCCGACCTCAAGGTTGACAACACCATCCGCAGTTCCGTAAATGGAACTGTCCTCTCCCGTCTGGTGGAGGAGGGCGACCCGGTGGTGCCGCTGACGTCGTACCAAGCCGGGACCGAACTGATGACTCTGGCTTATATGGAAGACCTGATTTTCAAAGGGACCGTTGACGAAATCGATGTCGGCAAACTGGCCGTAGGCCAACCGGTCGAGATTAAAGTCGGCGCCATTCCCAATGATACCATTCAAGGCGTTCTCGACAAAATCTCCCCCAAGGCGCATAAAGAAGAGGGCTCCACTCTCTTTGATATTGAAATTAGACTGACCGAGGTGGGCAGCTCATTCCTTCGCGCCGGCTATAGCGCCAATGCCAATATTATCATCAGCCGCAAAGACAGCATTCTCCTTCTGCCGGAACGGTTAGTAAAAATTGAGGATACCGCTTCCCTGGTCGAAATCCGCGATTCCCTCGGCGCAATTGTCTCCCTGCCGGTCAAAACCGGACTCTCTGACGGCATCAATATCGAAATCGTGGAGGGATTGAATGAAGGGGACTCGGTGGTCGAAAGGCCGCCCAAAGAGATAGAATAG
- a CDS encoding DUF4430 domain-containing protein → MKYLAISIFLLMILGCGAGSSGGRQASPDKAADKDSLIIELTGVDGKSVFEITKENHHLEFIESPVGNFIEAIDSISINGDYSWNYSVNDSIGQVASDKFITKNGDRIKWHYRKQ, encoded by the coding sequence TTGAAATATCTGGCGATTTCAATATTCCTGTTAATGATTCTGGGATGCGGCGCCGGCTCCTCAGGCGGCCGACAGGCATCGCCGGACAAAGCGGCCGACAAAGATAGCCTGATTATCGAACTGACCGGCGTTGACGGAAAGTCGGTCTTTGAGATCACAAAGGAAAATCATCATCTGGAATTTATCGAAAGCCCGGTCGGCAATTTCATTGAGGCAATTGACTCCATCAGCATAAACGGCGATTACAGCTGGAATTATTCGGTGAATGATTCCATCGGGCAAGTGGCATCAGACAAGTTTATAACTAAGAATGGCGACCGGATAAAATGGCATTACCGTAAGCAGTGA
- the kdsA gene encoding 3-deoxy-8-phosphooctulonate synthase — MTQNIDSIIDGKRLFLIAGPCVIESEDICMTVAEELKRLGGKYRIPVIFKASYSKANRLSGDSFSGKGIDYGLKVLQKIGRELELPLLTDVHETTEVLTAADAVDILQIPAFLCRQTELVRQAAATGRWINIKKGQFLAPEDMDKIAGKAKSGKVMLTERGSSFGYHNLVVDFRSLLVMRKFEYPVIFDATHSLQLPGGGGHFSSGQPEFIIPFARAAVAVGVDGLYVETHPEPAKALSDAASMLPLKNLEELIQEALKVYQAVGKS, encoded by the coding sequence ATGACCCAGAATATTGATTCTATAATCGATGGCAAGCGACTGTTCCTGATAGCCGGTCCCTGCGTTATCGAATCGGAAGATATCTGTATGACGGTGGCTGAGGAACTGAAAAGGCTGGGGGGAAAATACCGAATTCCGGTAATCTTCAAGGCTTCATATTCCAAGGCGAACCGTCTTTCAGGCGATTCCTTCTCCGGCAAAGGAATCGATTACGGTCTGAAAGTGCTTCAGAAGATAGGACGGGAGTTGGAACTGCCGCTTCTGACAGACGTACATGAAACCACGGAAGTTTTGACCGCGGCGGATGCGGTCGATATCCTGCAGATTCCGGCTTTTCTCTGTCGTCAGACCGAACTGGTGCGCCAGGCAGCGGCGACAGGTCGCTGGATTAATATCAAAAAGGGGCAGTTTCTGGCGCCGGAAGATATGGACAAAATCGCCGGCAAAGCCAAATCGGGAAAGGTGATGCTGACCGAACGAGGGTCGTCGTTTGGATATCACAACCTGGTAGTTGACTTTCGGTCGCTGCTTGTAATGAGAAAATTCGAATATCCGGTGATATTCGATGCCACCCATTCTCTGCAACTTCCCGGCGGAGGTGGGCATTTTTCCTCCGGACAGCCGGAATTTATCATTCCTTTTGCGAGGGCAGCGGTTGCGGTCGGAGTCGACGGTCTTTATGTGGAAACCCACCCGGAACCAGCAAAAGCGCTGAGTGACGCCGCCTCGATGCTTCCGCTGAAAAACCTGGAGGAACTGATACAGGAAGCCTTAAAAGTCTATCAAGCGGTCGGGAAATCTTAA
- a CDS encoding HAD hydrolase family protein, with the protein MMKSSSKKKLDNDGLSEKIKDIKLLALDVDGVLTDDNIYFGPNGLELKQFNISDGFFIVLALRAGLEIAVISGRPSKATSTRMKDLGVRHVLQEMKDKRKQILPLLERLGITHQEVAFVGNEILDIGLAKEVGVSIAVADAAEELKQVVDYVTVSAGGKGAVKEVIKAYFKGRNLDPSSYLI; encoded by the coding sequence ATGATGAAGTCATCCTCAAAGAAGAAACTCGATAATGACGGGCTGTCGGAGAAAATCAAGGATATAAAGCTTCTTGCCCTGGATGTTGACGGCGTTCTGACCGATGACAATATCTACTTCGGTCCCAACGGCCTGGAATTGAAGCAGTTCAACATATCGGACGGCTTTTTTATAGTGCTGGCTCTGCGCGCCGGGCTGGAGATTGCGGTGATATCGGGCCGTCCGTCAAAGGCGACCAGCACCAGAATGAAGGACCTGGGCGTCAGGCATGTTCTGCAAGAGATGAAAGATAAAAGGAAACAGATTCTGCCGCTGCTGGAAAGGCTGGGAATAACGCATCAGGAGGTCGCCTTTGTAGGAAATGAGATATTGGATATTGGCCTGGCAAAGGAAGTAGGAGTATCGATAGCGGTGGCTGATGCCGCCGAAGAACTGAAACAGGTGGTCGATTATGTAACAGTCTCAGCCGGCGGCAAAGGGGCGGTCAAGGAAGTGATTAAGGCGTATTTCAAAGGGAGAAATCTGGACCCGTCGTCCTATCTGATTTAG
- a CDS encoding KpsF/GutQ family sugar-phosphate isomerase, with product MILNNGREVIKKEAEAIGELADRLNENFVKAVELLLECKGRVIVTGMGKSGLVGKKVAATFTSTGIAAFFLHPAEGVHGDLGLVRAEDLIIAISKSGATEELYQILPPLKRIGARIILLTGQPDSPLSAKCDIVLDCSVKSEACPNNLVPTSSATAALVMGDALAIACLKERDFSPEDFAYLHPGGLLGRRLLMKVEELMHTNSMIPIVRPETALRETILEITEKRLGTALIVDNENRLVGIFTDGDLRRLAEKDEQFFKRQTGEVMIKNPKTIRPGAILDEALAMMEKYSIMVLPVVDKEKRPVGIIHLHDILKSKLV from the coding sequence ATGATTTTGAATAACGGTCGGGAAGTTATCAAGAAAGAAGCGGAAGCCATTGGAGAACTGGCGGACCGTCTCAATGAAAATTTTGTCAAAGCGGTGGAACTGCTTTTGGAATGCAAGGGGCGGGTAATTGTTACCGGCATGGGGAAGTCGGGACTTGTCGGCAAGAAAGTGGCGGCGACCTTCACCTCGACCGGCATAGCGGCGTTTTTTCTACATCCGGCCGAGGGGGTTCATGGCGACCTGGGGCTGGTGCGCGCCGAAGATTTGATTATAGCCATTTCCAAGTCGGGGGCAACAGAGGAACTGTACCAGATTCTTCCGCCGCTCAAAAGAATCGGCGCCCGGATAATACTTCTGACCGGGCAGCCCGATTCGCCGCTGTCGGCGAAATGCGACATTGTCCTCGACTGCTCCGTTAAGTCGGAAGCCTGTCCTAACAATCTGGTGCCGACATCCTCGGCGACCGCCGCTCTGGTGATGGGTGACGCCCTGGCAATCGCCTGTCTCAAAGAGCGCGACTTCTCTCCGGAAGATTTCGCTTATCTCCATCCGGGGGGACTTCTGGGTCGCCGGCTCCTGATGAAAGTCGAGGAATTGATGCATACCAATTCGATGATACCGATTGTCCGCCCGGAAACCGCCCTGCGCGAGACTATCCTGGAAATTACGGAAAAACGGCTCGGTACAGCTCTGATTGTGGATAACGAAAACCGTCTAGTCGGAATTTTCACCGATGGCGACCTGCGCCGTCTGGCGGAAAAAGATGAGCAGTTTTTCAAGAGGCAGACCGGCGAGGTAATGATAAAAAATCCCAAGACTATCCGTCCCGGCGCCATACTTGATGAGGCGCTGGCAATGATGGAAAAATATTCGATTATGGTGCTTCCGGTTGTCGACAAAGAAAAGCGGCCGGTCGGGATTATTCATCTTCATGATATCCTAAAATCAAAACTGGTTTGA
- the lptC gene encoding LPS export ABC transporter periplasmic protein LptC — protein sequence MRTVYLLAIGTILLVIGCASKSEIKAPPGGGDTLTAVIRPDQQMRNAQIFFYDKATRKTEILADYIEKYEKQDSTLAWGLTVYFYDSTGREISNLVADSGLVRERTNMMVANGNVKVLAEDSSLLFTEQLLWNARESKIETDKFVTIIQKGDTLTGYGLEADESLSKITIKKQVSGRFKDTKELEP from the coding sequence ATGAGAACCGTCTATTTGTTAGCAATCGGGACAATTCTGCTGGTCATCGGATGCGCCAGCAAAAGTGAAATCAAAGCGCCGCCTGGTGGCGGCGACACCCTTACTGCCGTTATCCGCCCCGACCAACAGATGCGCAATGCGCAGATATTCTTCTATGATAAGGCGACCCGCAAAACAGAAATCCTGGCTGACTACATTGAAAAATATGAGAAACAGGACTCGACCCTGGCTTGGGGGCTGACCGTCTATTTCTATGACTCCACCGGCAGGGAGATTTCCAATCTGGTAGCAGACAGCGGGCTGGTGCGGGAAAGAACCAATATGATGGTGGCTAACGGCAATGTGAAAGTGCTCGCCGAAGACAGTTCTCTTCTATTCACCGAGCAACTTCTCTGGAACGCCCGTGAAAGCAAAATCGAAACCGACAAATTCGTAACAATAATCCAAAAAGGGGATACCTTGACCGGCTATGGCCTGGAAGCGGATGAAAGTCTGAGCAAAATTACTATCAAGAAGCAGGTCAGCGGCCGTTTCAAAGACACCAAAGAGCTGGAACCATAG
- a CDS encoding DUF1028 domain-containing protein, producing MRKSIRNLLPVLSAFVLLCSLFLISPARATFSIVAVDTVTGAVGGAGASCIANCQIINDIIEGIGAVHTQAYYLAENQQNAHALLAAGATPDSIIHWLENNDFESSPFFRQYGVVTLAGPGASAGYTGAANSYWAGHLTGPGYAIQGNILLDGWILDSMLAAFQRTAGPLEDKLMAALEAANVPGADTRCFSCNKPSISAFVKVVHPGDGGTPYLYELVSNTVCAKNPIDSLRVRYDLWKGLQQADSILSTVQVSPPGLPAGGSSVASITVTPRNYQGQPPVYGASVAISNTGAGILSSVTDNGDGTFSATLTAPLSPSLDTIKVTVSAGNKSVLLSQKPVVKYYLCGDANGSNGLSILDATFVIAYLFKNGPDPFPTAAADANGNGTVNILDATYLISHLFKSGPAPVCQ from the coding sequence ATGCGCAAGTCAATCCGCAATCTGCTTCCCGTTCTTTCGGCTTTTGTGCTTCTCTGCTCACTTTTTCTGATTTCTCCGGCACGCGCCACTTTTTCTATAGTCGCGGTGGACACCGTAACCGGCGCGGTCGGCGGCGCCGGGGCGTCCTGCATTGCCAACTGCCAAATTATCAATGATATAATCGAAGGGATTGGGGCGGTCCATACTCAGGCATATTATCTTGCTGAGAATCAGCAGAATGCCCACGCTCTGCTGGCGGCGGGGGCGACACCGGATTCCATTATACATTGGCTGGAAAACAACGATTTTGAGTCTTCCCCCTTCTTTCGCCAGTATGGAGTGGTGACTCTGGCTGGACCCGGGGCATCGGCCGGATATACCGGCGCTGCAAACAGCTATTGGGCGGGACATCTGACCGGGCCGGGATATGCAATACAGGGAAATATCCTGCTTGACGGATGGATACTTGATTCGATGCTGGCGGCGTTTCAGAGAACGGCCGGCCCATTGGAAGATAAACTAATGGCGGCGCTGGAAGCGGCCAATGTGCCGGGGGCAGATACCCGCTGTTTCTCTTGTAATAAACCGTCGATTTCGGCGTTTGTTAAGGTGGTCCATCCGGGTGACGGTGGCACTCCCTATCTATATGAACTGGTGAGCAATACCGTCTGCGCCAAAAATCCTATTGATTCCTTGCGGGTGCGCTACGACTTATGGAAGGGACTTCAGCAGGCCGATTCCATACTTTCAACAGTACAGGTTTCCCCGCCGGGGCTTCCTGCCGGAGGCAGTTCGGTCGCATCGATTACCGTGACTCCCCGAAATTATCAGGGGCAACCGCCCGTTTACGGGGCATCAGTCGCGATTTCCAACACCGGCGCAGGAATTCTCTCCTCGGTAACTGATAACGGAGATGGGACATTTTCGGCGACCTTGACGGCGCCATTATCGCCGAGCCTCGATACCATAAAGGTTACCGTCAGCGCCGGCAACAAGAGTGTTCTCTTATCGCAGAAACCGGTAGTGAAATATTATCTGTGCGGCGACGCCAACGGGAGCAACGGTCTTTCGATACTCGATGCCACCTTTGTAATTGCATATCTGTTCAAGAACGGTCCGGACCCGTTTCCGACGGCGGCAGCCGATGCCAACGGCAACGGAACCGTTAATATACTTGATGCCACCTATCTTATAAGCCATCTTTTCAAGAGCGGTCCGGCTCCGGTTTGCCAGTGA